Proteins encoded within one genomic window of Pristiophorus japonicus isolate sPriJap1 chromosome 11, sPriJap1.hap1, whole genome shotgun sequence:
- the LOC139275577 gene encoding short transmembrane mitochondrial protein 1-like, which yields MFTQSHTQCSPSHVHCSHSPTQGESGSQVHPGSERRIFQILLGFTFGNLMGMYLGQNCQIPNIYKKLEEFKKAAEARKKSPDDRS from the coding sequence AtgttcacacaatcccacacacagtgttcaccatcccacgtacactgttcacacagtcccacgcaAGGTgagagtgggtcccaggtacaccCAGGTTCAGAGCGAAGGATCTTTCAGATCCTGTTAGGATTTACTTTTGGAAACCTAATGGGAATGTATCTAGGCCAAAATTGTCAGATTCCAAATATCTATAAGAAGCTTGAAGAATTCAAGAAGGCCGCGGAAGCCCGAAAAAAGTCACCAGATGATCGATCATGA
- the LOC139275580 gene encoding short transmembrane mitochondrial protein 1-like: MQERRIFQILLGFTFGNLMGMYLAQNCQMPNIYKKLEEFKKAAEARKKSPDDRS; encoded by the exons ATGCAAG AGCGAAGGATCTTTCAGATCCTGTTAGGATTTACTTTTGGAAACCTAATGGGAATGTATCTAGCCCAAAATTGTCAGATGCCAAATATCTATAAGAAGCTTGAAGAATTCAAGAAGGCCGCGGAAGCCCGAAAAAAGTCACCAGATGATCGATCATGA
- the LOC139275575 gene encoding short transmembrane mitochondrial protein 1-like has protein sequence MNTLPTQGESRAQVYPGSERRIFQILLVFTFGILVRMYLAQNYQIPNIYKKLEEFKKAPEARKKPPDDRS, from the exons atgaacacact tcccacgcaAGGTGAGAGCAGGGCCCAGGTATACCCAGGTTCAGAGCGAAGGATCTTTCAGATCCTGTTAGTATTTACTTTTGGAATCCTAGTGCGAATGTATCTTGCCCAAAATTATCAGATTCCAAATATTTATAAGAAGCTTGAAGAATTCAAGAAGGCCCCGGAAGCCCGAAAAAAGCCACCAGATGATCGATCATGA
- the LOC139275579 gene encoding short transmembrane mitochondrial protein 1-like yields the protein MHSESGSQVNPGSERRIFQILFGFTFRNRVGMYLAQNCQIPNIYKKLEEFKKAAEARKRPTDDRS from the exons ATGCACA GTGAGAGTGGGTCCCAGGTAAACCCAGGTTCAGAGCGAAGGATCTTTCAGATCCTGTTCGGATTTACTTTTAGAAACCGAGTGGGAATGTATCTAGCCCAAAATTGTCAGATTCCAAATATCTATAAGAAGCTTGAAGAATTCAAGAAGGCCGCGGAAGCCCGAAAAAGGCCAACAGATGATCGATCATGA